In Planctomycetota bacterium, one DNA window encodes the following:
- a CDS encoding LamG domain-containing protein, which yields MSKSTRRSFVQQTSSLLAGGALLGSSATAASPTHVASPLPPHRAVPLEGVHLYTDRISVAAGEPLQIYTSATEPFELQFVRLGPDVDGPDSDAVIKTWHVDQPLAQPIHPGSYIHVAKGLPAEAHGSITIELWVRLWNADESQAIISQLNDNQGWALIVEPDATLTFFTGETETWAESPHRTQAKLSRPGKKVDYHFPPAAWHHVVATFAGGRKAIWLDGRLVGNWTISSPTKVANVPLRIGALGIDGRAGQFLDADIAQPAIYGRELNADEIHDHYVLRARTVYSEPGLLACWPLDEDRGCAVHDSGPHGRDGQIVNHATWMIGGPAFLPAVARYDRYEPALDPRRGHGLRLACDDLYDCAWQATHQVEVPASAKSGLYAVRARFTSDGKTFLRQASVVVKPAARAKKAPIAFLFATNTWKAYSAGPFCPAWPVGSMTVNTGGHASPPNDVRAAYSFYRHHRGGQPAYQMGWHVPWPVSDPHLRYLKPEVGYSHLARADRHTQVWLEREGYRYDAYADIDLHRQPELLADYRVLFIVGHSEYWTSEAMAAVRAFLDRGGHVVCLSGNTMYWRVSYDEAGSVIECRKSDAWGAQLGPASRGECWHEHDQRRGGVPRDDNQPGWRTLGVEFATNNLLGVPGAGPFRVVAPDHFLFHTPHELGLKTGEQFGADPNDPLRQPIGHEADIRVSTLMSMSLQEPPTGAPTDLVDPPGITLLAEGIVTAPMKLTARDYYHRIVPPPKRDGAQIACEVIHWQRPGGGQVFAAPSIAAGWTLAVDRRWAGLMKNVLHHFGVEPG from the coding sequence ATGAGCAAATCGACGCGTCGCAGCTTTGTGCAACAGACATCGAGCCTGCTGGCCGGCGGCGCGCTGCTCGGCTCGTCGGCGACGGCGGCCAGTCCGACGCACGTGGCATCGCCCTTGCCGCCACATCGCGCAGTTCCGCTCGAAGGCGTACACCTATACACCGATCGAATCAGTGTCGCGGCGGGTGAGCCGTTACAGATTTACACGAGTGCTACCGAGCCGTTCGAGTTGCAATTCGTCAGGCTCGGCCCCGACGTCGATGGCCCCGACAGCGATGCGGTCATCAAGACCTGGCACGTCGATCAGCCGCTGGCGCAACCGATTCATCCCGGCTCGTACATCCACGTCGCCAAGGGCTTGCCGGCCGAAGCCCACGGCTCGATCACGATCGAACTGTGGGTGCGACTGTGGAATGCCGACGAGTCGCAGGCAATCATTTCGCAATTGAACGACAACCAGGGCTGGGCGTTGATCGTCGAGCCCGACGCCACGCTGACGTTCTTCACGGGCGAAACCGAGACGTGGGCCGAGTCGCCACATCGTACCCAGGCCAAGCTGAGCCGGCCGGGCAAGAAGGTCGACTACCACTTTCCACCGGCCGCGTGGCATCACGTCGTGGCGACGTTTGCCGGCGGGCGCAAAGCGATCTGGCTCGATGGGCGACTGGTCGGCAATTGGACCATTTCATCGCCCACCAAGGTTGCCAACGTGCCGCTGCGCATTGGGGCCTTGGGCATCGACGGGCGCGCCGGCCAGTTTCTCGACGCCGACATCGCGCAACCGGCGATCTACGGCCGCGAGTTGAACGCCGATGAGATTCACGATCACTATGTTTTGCGCGCTCGCACTGTTTACAGCGAACCGGGACTGCTGGCCTGTTGGCCCTTGGACGAAGATCGCGGGTGCGCCGTTCACGACAGCGGCCCACACGGCCGCGATGGCCAGATCGTCAACCACGCCACTTGGATGATCGGCGGGCCGGCGTTCTTGCCGGCAGTGGCGCGGTACGATCGCTACGAGCCGGCGCTCGATCCGCGGCGCGGTCACGGCTTGCGCCTGGCGTGCGATGACTTGTACGATTGCGCTTGGCAAGCAACACACCAGGTCGAGGTGCCAGCCAGCGCCAAAAGCGGCCTCTATGCGGTGCGAGCCCGATTCACTAGCGACGGCAAGACGTTCCTGCGCCAGGCGTCCGTCGTGGTCAAGCCGGCGGCGCGGGCCAAGAAAGCCCCGATCGCGTTTCTGTTCGCAACCAACACGTGGAAGGCGTATTCGGCCGGGCCGTTCTGCCCGGCTTGGCCCGTGGGGTCGATGACCGTCAACACCGGCGGGCACGCCAGTCCGCCCAATGACGTTCGCGCGGCCTACTCATTCTATCGCCACCACCGCGGCGGTCAGCCGGCGTATCAAATGGGCTGGCACGTTCCCTGGCCGGTCAGCGATCCGCACCTGCGGTACCTGAAACCTGAGGTTGGCTACAGCCACTTGGCCCGCGCCGATCGGCACACCCAAGTTTGGCTCGAACGCGAAGGCTATCGGTACGACGCTTACGCCGACATCGATTTGCATCGCCAGCCCGAGTTGTTGGCCGATTACCGTGTGCTGTTCATCGTGGGGCACAGCGAGTATTGGACCAGCGAGGCGATGGCCGCGGTACGAGCGTTCTTGGATCGGGGCGGCCACGTCGTTTGTCTGTCGGGCAATACCATGTACTGGCGTGTCAGCTACGACGAGGCCGGCTCGGTGATCGAATGTCGCAAGAGCGACGCTTGGGGCGCGCAGCTTGGCCCCGCTTCGCGCGGCGAGTGCTGGCACGAACACGACCAGCGCCGTGGCGGCGTGCCGCGCGACGACAACCAGCCCGGATGGCGGACGTTGGGCGTGGAATTCGCGACGAACAATCTGCTGGGCGTGCCCGGCGCGGGACCGTTTCGCGTTGTGGCCCCCGATCACTTTCTGTTTCACACGCCGCATGAGCTTGGCCTGAAGACGGGGGAGCAGTTCGGCGCCGATCCAAACGATCCGCTGCGGCAGCCGATCGGCCACGAAGCGGACATTCGGGTATCGACGCTGATGTCGATGAGCCTGCAAGAACCGCCGACCGGCGCGCCGACCGATCTGGTCGACCCGCCGGGAATTACCTTACTGGCCGAGGGGATTGTCACCGCGCCGATGAAGCTGACGGCGCGCGACTATTACCACCGGATCGTGCCGCCCCCCAAGCGCGACGGCGCGCAGATCGCGTGCGAGGTGATCCACTGGCAACGCCCCGGCGGTGGCCAGGTGTTCGCCGCTCCCAGCATCGCGGCCGGTTGGACGCTGGCCGTCGATCGCCGTTGGGCAGGGCTGATGAAGAACGTGCTGCATCACTTCGGCGTCGAGCCCGGGTGA
- a CDS encoding GAF domain-containing protein, with product MKGATKAEQYEQLVSELRGLVADERDWLANLANAAALLGLRLPDLNWAGFYLLRAGRLTVGPFQGKPACVHIELSRGVCGASASRRETIVVPDVHQFPGHIACDEASQSEIVVPLVTADGRLLGVLDLDSPKLARFDEADARGLEQFGAVLTAATDWPAEIP from the coding sequence ATGAAGGGTGCGACTAAGGCCGAACAATACGAGCAACTCGTCAGCGAGTTGCGGGGGCTCGTGGCCGACGAGCGAGACTGGCTGGCCAACCTGGCCAATGCCGCGGCCCTGCTCGGGTTGCGACTGCCCGACTTGAATTGGGCCGGGTTCTATCTGCTCCGCGCCGGGCGCTTGACGGTCGGGCCGTTTCAAGGGAAGCCGGCATGCGTGCATATCGAGCTGAGCCGCGGGGTCTGTGGCGCGTCGGCCTCGCGGCGTGAGACGATCGTCGTGCCCGACGTGCATCAGTTCCCCGGACACATCGCCTGTGATGAGGCCTCGCAATCCGAGATCGTCGTGCCGTTGGTTACCGCGGATGGGCGATTGCTCGGCGTGCTCGATTTGGATAGCCCCAAGCTGGCACGATTCGACGAGGCCGACGCCCGCGGGCTCGAGCAATTCGGTGCCGTCTTGACCGCCGCGACCGATTGGCCCGCCGAGATTCCTTAA
- a CDS encoding phytanoyl-CoA dioxygenase family protein: MSQAMNFKSTPDQAELDQMERDLRFHPSTNPAPKVLSQSQLEDFNRDGCLKGFAIFDQAEAERVRAYFDDLLARVLATGANSYSISSAHLKYGPVYDLLTNAKIVAYVKDLLGENVVAWGSHFFCKLPRDGKAVAWHQDASYWPLTPSKAVTVWLAIDDADAENGCMNFLAGSHHYGHLTYRPSDSHEHNVLNQTIDNAEQYGRFVQDELKAGQISLHSDLLLHGSEANDSDRRRCGLTLRYCAADVRAGLSWNAKGVWVAGSDPSGHWANQPRPSAE; encoded by the coding sequence ATGTCCCAGGCCATGAACTTCAAGTCGACGCCCGATCAGGCGGAACTCGACCAGATGGAGCGCGACCTGCGCTTTCATCCCAGCACCAATCCCGCGCCCAAAGTGCTTAGCCAGTCACAGCTCGAAGACTTCAACCGGGACGGCTGCCTAAAGGGCTTCGCCATTTTCGACCAGGCCGAAGCCGAGCGCGTGCGGGCTTACTTCGACGACTTGCTGGCCCGCGTGTTGGCGACCGGCGCGAACAGCTATTCGATTTCGAGCGCCCATCTGAAATATGGTCCGGTCTACGATCTGTTGACCAACGCGAAGATCGTGGCCTACGTGAAGGATCTGCTCGGCGAGAATGTCGTCGCCTGGGGCTCGCACTTCTTTTGCAAGCTGCCGCGCGACGGCAAGGCGGTGGCCTGGCATCAGGACGCCAGCTACTGGCCGCTCACCCCGAGCAAGGCCGTCACCGTCTGGCTGGCGATCGATGACGCCGATGCCGAGAACGGCTGCATGAACTTTCTGGCGGGCTCGCACCACTACGGTCATTTGACTTATCGCCCCAGCGACAGCCACGAACACAACGTGCTGAACCAGACGATCGACAACGCCGAACAGTACGGCCGCTTTGTCCAGGACGAACTGAAAGCCGGACAGATTTCCTTGCACAGCGATCTGCTGCTGCATGGCTCGGAGGCGAACGATTCGGACCGCCGCCGCTGCGGGCTGACGCTCCGATATTGCGCCGCCGACGTGCGGGCCGGGCTAAGCTGGAACGCCAAGGGAGTGTGGGTGGCCGGCAGCGATCCCTCGGGCCATTGGGCAAACCAGCCGCGGCCGAGCGCCGAGTAG
- a CDS encoding acetylxylan esterase, producing the protein MRTVLHRFVLLATLLMAAAKATAAEPIKRSPNLPATTPWNLEALSEPPKVEWGEPSGGARELYYAGEPYQGKPTRVFAYYAVPKSDREGEKFPAVVLLHGGGGTAFREWTELWAKRGYAAIAMDLAGARPIEGKNAHRPENRERLPDGGPNQGDDEKFGSVDKEPTEQWSYHAVAAALRAHSLVRSFPEVDAERTAVTGISWGGYLTCIVAGVDSRFKAAVPVYGCGFLDENSAWLARFDRMTSEQRGRWVSLWDPSKYLPAMSMPIFFVNGTNDFAYPLDSYMKSYNAVPGGSDGVQTKQIRVTVNMPHGHQPGWAPPEIGLFVDQHLRGGKPLPMIERPKLVDGGVSASLSAAGALSGRSAELHYTVDDGPINKRTWKTVPAKKSCNTLSCEELPAEITAWFFTIKDAREAIVSSPVVITPKKG; encoded by the coding sequence ATGCGCACCGTGCTGCACCGTTTCGTTTTGTTGGCGACGTTGTTGATGGCCGCGGCCAAGGCTACGGCCGCCGAGCCGATCAAGCGTTCGCCGAACTTGCCGGCGACTACGCCGTGGAACCTGGAAGCTCTCAGCGAGCCGCCGAAGGTCGAGTGGGGCGAGCCAAGTGGCGGGGCGCGCGAGCTGTATTACGCCGGCGAACCTTATCAGGGGAAGCCGACGCGCGTGTTCGCATATTACGCCGTACCCAAGAGTGATCGGGAAGGCGAGAAGTTCCCGGCCGTGGTTCTGTTGCATGGCGGCGGAGGAACGGCCTTCCGCGAGTGGACCGAATTGTGGGCCAAGCGCGGCTACGCGGCCATCGCCATGGATCTCGCCGGCGCGCGGCCGATCGAAGGGAAGAACGCGCACCGTCCCGAGAATCGCGAGCGGCTACCCGACGGCGGCCCGAACCAAGGGGATGACGAAAAGTTCGGCAGCGTCGACAAGGAGCCGACCGAGCAATGGTCGTATCATGCCGTGGCGGCCGCGCTCCGCGCCCATTCGCTGGTGCGCAGCTTTCCCGAGGTCGATGCCGAGCGAACGGCGGTCACCGGAATCAGTTGGGGGGGCTACCTGACCTGTATCGTGGCCGGCGTTGACAGCCGGTTCAAAGCCGCCGTGCCGGTCTACGGCTGTGGCTTTTTGGATGAGAACAGCGCCTGGCTGGCGCGGTTTGATCGCATGACCAGCGAGCAGCGCGGGCGCTGGGTCTCGCTGTGGGATCCGAGCAAGTATCTGCCGGCGATGTCGATGCCGATCTTTTTCGTCAACGGCACGAACGACTTTGCGTACCCGCTGGATAGCTACATGAAAAGCTATAATGCGGTGCCGGGGGGCAGCGACGGGGTTCAAACCAAGCAGATTCGCGTGACGGTGAACATGCCGCACGGTCACCAGCCAGGTTGGGCGCCACCGGAGATCGGGTTGTTCGTCGATCAGCATTTGCGCGGCGGGAAGCCTTTGCCGATGATCGAGCGACCGAAGCTAGTCGACGGCGGCGTCTCGGCCAGCTTGAGCGCCGCAGGAGCTCTCTCAGGGCGCTCTGCCGAACTGCATTACACGGTCGACGACGGGCCGATCAACAAGCGCACGTGGAAGACCGTGCCGGCCAAGAAGTCCTGCAACACGTTGTCATGCGAAGAATTGCCCGCCGAAATAACCGCTTGGTTCTTTACCATCAAGGACGCTCGCGAAGCAATCGTCAGCAGCCCAGTGGTGATTACGCCGAAAAAAGGCTGA
- a CDS encoding S53 family peptidase, whose translation MRRRAIVRSYRAMVESLDGRCLMSATDELLLLGAATTDTTTSDTVDVAADDGPQATPNLEILADAATDTTSNASSALPPGYSPAQIISAYGFGNITFAGGIKGTGAGQTIAIVDAYSNPNIVADLAAFDKMYNLAAPPKFSVVNQNGGSLLPVGNRSWAIEIALDVEWAHAIAPAANILLVEASSASLTNLMAAVNYARSAAGVSVVSMSWGASEFSTEKSYDSYFVTPAGHNPVTFVVSSGDSGAPAQYPSSSPNVLSVGGTTLSANTAGTYIGETSWAGSGGGPSRYETRPSYQNGESQSGFYRGTPDVSYDANPLTGVAMYDTYGGAGWFRVGGTSAGAPQWAALVAIADQGRVLAGKATLGNAQTAIYSLSSADFHDVTTGYNGYFAGSGYDLVTGRGSPIANAVVRDLVAFGGSTSFTQGSVPTNSLLSLLSLLLGSLRGILKFDEPSSINAMVELVSAGDAANGAIDLPDDSFAGVGASVGGFDATPHFLTTSDDASNTRASFTPAIAAALLASRGEFVSAGLASVNETFADVDAMFAQLGRANGGRFAGLRATSLL comes from the coding sequence ATGCGTCGCCGTGCAATCGTTCGCAGCTACCGCGCCATGGTCGAATCGCTCGACGGTCGCTGCTTGATGAGCGCGACCGATGAGTTGCTCCTCCTTGGCGCGGCCACGACGGACACCACGACCAGCGACACGGTCGACGTCGCTGCCGACGACGGCCCGCAGGCGACGCCCAATCTGGAAATCCTCGCCGACGCCGCGACTGACACCACGTCGAACGCCTCGTCGGCCTTGCCGCCTGGCTACTCGCCGGCCCAGATCATCAGCGCCTACGGCTTTGGCAACATCACCTTCGCGGGTGGCATCAAGGGGACCGGCGCCGGGCAGACAATCGCCATCGTTGACGCCTACAGCAATCCGAACATCGTCGCGGACCTGGCGGCGTTCGACAAGATGTACAACCTTGCCGCACCGCCGAAGTTCAGCGTGGTGAATCAGAACGGCGGCTCGTTGCTTCCCGTGGGCAATCGTAGCTGGGCCATCGAAATCGCGCTCGACGTCGAATGGGCCCACGCCATTGCACCGGCGGCGAACATCTTGCTGGTCGAAGCCAGCTCGGCCAGCCTGACCAATCTGATGGCGGCGGTGAACTATGCCCGCAGCGCAGCGGGCGTGAGCGTCGTCTCGATGAGCTGGGGGGCCAGCGAGTTCTCGACCGAGAAATCGTACGACAGCTATTTCGTCACGCCGGCCGGTCACAATCCGGTGACGTTCGTCGTCTCGTCGGGCGACAGCGGTGCGCCGGCCCAATACCCCTCGTCGTCGCCGAACGTGTTGTCGGTCGGTGGCACGACCTTGTCGGCGAATACGGCCGGGACTTACATTGGTGAGACATCCTGGGCCGGCAGCGGCGGCGGCCCGAGTCGCTATGAAACCAGGCCAAGCTATCAAAACGGCGAGAGCCAGAGCGGCTTTTACCGCGGTACGCCCGACGTGTCGTACGACGCCAACCCGTTGACCGGCGTGGCGATGTACGACACCTACGGCGGCGCCGGCTGGTTCCGTGTCGGCGGCACCAGCGCCGGCGCGCCCCAGTGGGCGGCGCTGGTGGCGATTGCCGATCAGGGACGCGTGCTGGCGGGAAAAGCCACCTTGGGCAACGCCCAGACCGCAATCTACAGCTTGTCGAGCGCTGATTTCCACGACGTCACCACCGGCTACAACGGCTACTTCGCCGGGTCGGGCTACGATCTGGTCACGGGGCGCGGCTCGCCCATTGCCAATGCCGTGGTGCGCGACCTGGTCGCGTTTGGCGGCAGCACCAGTTTCACCCAGGGATCCGTGCCGACTAATTCACTGCTCAGCTTGTTGAGCCTGCTGCTCGGCAGCCTGAGGGGCATCCTCAAGTTCGACGAGCCGAGCAGCATCAACGCGATGGTCGAGTTGGTGTCGGCCGGCGACGCCGCGAACGGGGCAATCGATCTGCCGGACGACAGCTTCGCCGGCGTCGGTGCCTCGGTCGGTGGTTTCGATGCCACGCCTCATTTCTTGACGACCAGCGACGACGCATCGAACACTCGCGCGTCGTTCACGCCGGCGATTGCGGCGGCCTTGCTAGCGTCGCGCGGCGAGTTTGTGAGCGCTGGCCTGGCGAGCGTCAATGAAACCTTCGCGGACGTTGACGCCATGTTCGCCCAACTGGGCCGCGCCAACGGCGGCCGGTTCGCCGGGCTGCGAGCGACGTCGCTTCTTTAG